In the genome of Diorhabda carinulata isolate Delta chromosome Y, icDioCari1.1, whole genome shotgun sequence, one region contains:
- the LOC130902960 gene encoding craniofacial development protein 2-like, whose protein sequence is MFHIEDEIIDATGSCFGQGNLTVYLASEFTLNLDKGGGLRGEASNLPLVKRKNAHRTVTLASETGRSIDDDTARKRKKQVWTENIVRLGSWNITSWSNKDYEVVLEIEKNKIDFCALSETKKKGNGSQRYQNYILFYSGVDKNLRARGGVGLLVNKKFEKDIKEVQYISHSIIQITIELANERTHLLSIYAPDVSKPKEEREAFFDALQATLDKITSKDKVFIMGDFNSRIGNTVIPGIMHSFNEEAVNDNGDILIDVCALNELRINNTYFDHKEQQKYTFANTRGQKSTIDYIITNWKVHPSQILDVRVLTSANIGTQHGLVLCKYRSRLRMKALNTSIKTDSAKKLSKTWEKLKNNIKNRAKESLGERTIDTNRTHNKPWFTLEIKELANEKKKAYIKYITNRTQEEYEVYKRMRNRTTNTIKELKKTYWENFSVEMEHDLYGGQKKIWNMIRKRKKPINEEVVINVINQETWAAHFEILYDNNGSRDEEEIANPPSPNEQEETITLEEVQTTIKKLKNRKSPERTGVIPEEWRTSITIPIYKKGLKSDPKNYRGITLLSSVLKLFTKILANKITAKI, encoded by the exons CCTGGATAAAGGAGGAGGGTTAAGGGGTGAGGCCAGCAACCTGCCcctcgtaaaaagaaaaaacgctcACAGAACTGTCACATTAGCCTCGGAAACTGGACGGAGCATTGACGACGACACGGCACGAAAACGGAAAAAACAAGTATGGACAGAAAACATAGTAAGACTCGGAAGTTGGAACATTACATCATGGAGCAACAAAGACTATGAGGTGGTcttagaaatagagaaaaacaaaatagatttctGCGCACTTTCAGAGACCAAGAAGAAAGGCAATGGCAGTCAAAGGTACCAAAACTACATACTGTTTTATAGTGGAGTCGACAAGAACTTGCGAGCACGGGGAGGAGTAGGGTTactagtgaataaaaaatttgaaaaagatattaaggAAGTACAGTATATAAGTCATAGCATCATACAGATAACAATAGAGCTGGCCAACGAAAGAACACACCTACTAAGTATATATGCACCGGATGTAAGCAAACCGAAAGAAGAAAGGGAAGCTTTTTTTGATGCCTTGCAAGCTACGTTAGACAAAATAACCAGTAAAGACAAAGTGTTTATTATGGGCGACTTTAACTCAAGAATTGGAAACACAGTTATCCCAGGAATCATGCATAGTTTCAACGAAGAAGCAGTGAATGATAACGGAGATATATTGATAGATGTATGCGCCCTCAACGAATTACGTATAAACAACACATATTTTGATCATAAGGAACAACAAAAGTACACCTTCGCTAACACGAGAGGCCAAAAATCAACTATTGACTACATAATTACAAACTGGAAAGTCCACCCCTCCCAGATACTTGACGTACGGGTATTAACATCGGCAAATATCGGCACACAACACGGTTTAGTATTGTGTAAATACCGC AGTCGCTTAAGGATGAAAGCATTAAATACCTCTATCAAAACAGACTCCGcgaaaaaattgtccaaaaccTGGGAGAAACTAAAGAATAACATAAAGAACAGGGCAAAGGAATCCCTAGGAGAAAGAACAATAGACACGAATAGAACACACAATAAACCCTGGTTCACTCTAGAAATTAAGGAActggcaaatgaaaaaaagaaagcgTACATAAAATACATTACCAATAGAACACAGGAAGAATACGAAGTCTATAAAAGAATGAGAAATAGAACAACCAACACaataaaagaactgaaaaaaacatactGGGAAAATTTCTCAGTGGAAATGGAACATGATTTGTACGGAggccagaaaaaaatatggaacatgaTACGAAAAAGGAAGAAACCAATCAACGAGGAGGTAgtgataaatgttataaatcaggAAACATGGGCAGCACATTTTGAGATCCTATATGATAACAACGGAAGCAGGGACGAAGAAGAAATCGCAAACCCGCCATCCCCAAACGAACAGGAAGAAACCATCACATTAGAAGAAGTACAAACAAccataaagaaactaaagaatagaaaatcaCCAG aaagaactgGAGTAATACCCGAAGAATGGAGAACTAGTATAACTATACCTATATACAAGAAAGGTTTAAAATCAGATCCGAAGAATTACAGAGGCATAACGCTACTTAGTAGTGTGTTAAAGTTATTTACCAAGATACTTGCAAATAAGATAACTGCTAAG ATCTAA